The Pecten maximus chromosome 11, xPecMax1.1, whole genome shotgun sequence genome has a segment encoding these proteins:
- the LOC117338232 gene encoding toll-like receptor 1 — MDILLYVALWSTSILCVIVTALPYPERSQIQLCADGCSCTNHIANCSGIHSAYIPALPSDITTILYTHSTLNTVSKNTFKNVKHLEIRNLDISYCVIDDISEDAFSELKYLIGLVIRGVGLSDFSVARPLFNITTLDISDNNFQENYIAQVSNMFPKLSSLIADDNQIRKISFQNISETLKTLSLRGNELTNLDLSCPSGGKYALESLDVSKNFLTDLLEFHTNGHCFPNLSILVLDYLPLRDIQNFTFANLTSLRKLSMDFIGRLQSIELMAFSHPSLEMILVGSAQSFQLGKDSMNLFQNTPNLTNLTTIQLKIPDYNTEYLRNFIAPLKNLRNLTLKFAGISNLPERFLEHAPNLTSLTLIGNLFSKWDNNIFPSSNSLRYIDFGLNHITDINADSFPTRIWNNLLMLDLSHNPFVCSCSLFWFRRKWIPENKAILRQYPDMYYCESPQEMRSRLVDQYNPSAMECLHPLVVMAVVLSVCLLVIIVIGALLYKYRWHIRYYVYLCCVRRGYKRISEEDNFHFDAFVAYNSDDRTWVLTKLMPFLEKQQKFRLCLHDRDFDPGKLIADNIVENMRKSRKLILILSNSFTSNEWCKFELLMAQSRFLEEGPSTLILVMLERVSVHQMSEPLSVLLQHKSTIEWTNDLTGRNLFWNELLSSIN; from the coding sequence ATGgatatattattgtatgttGCACTATGGAGTACCAGCATATTGTGTGTAATTGTAACGGCCCTACCATACCCTGAACGATCACAAATACAACTGTGTGCTGACGGTTGTTCATGTACCAACCACATCGCCAACTGTTCCGGAATACACAGTGCCTACATTCCAGCATTGCCTTCGGACATCACAACAATCCTGTATACTCACAGTACACTTAATACTGTCTCGAAGAACACATTTAAAAACGTTAAACATCTGGAAATCCGCAACCTCGATATAAGCTACTGTGTCATAGATGATATCAGTGAAGACGCTTTCTCGGAATTAAAATACTTAATTGGATTAGTTATAAGAGGTGTAGGCTTGTCCGATTTTTCCGTGGCAAGACCATTATTCAACATTACAACCCTGGATATATCTGATAATAATTTTCAAGAAAACTATATCGCACAAGTTTCGAATATGTTTCCAAAGTTGAGTTCTCTCATCGCCGATGACAACCAGATTCGAAAGATATCGTTTCAAAACATATCTGAAACATTAAAGACACTATCCCTCAGAGGTAACGAGTTAACGAACCTAGATTTGTCTTGTCCGTCTGGGGGGAAATACGCTTTGGAATCGTTGGACGTATCAAAGAACTTCCTCACCGACTTATTAGAATTTCACACGAATGGTCATTGTTTTCCGAATTTAAGTATATTGGTTTTGGATTACCTGCCACTTCGAGACATCCAAAATTTCACCTTTGCAAATCTTACATCACTGAGGAAACTCTCGATGGATTTTATCGGTCGTCTCCAGAGTATAGAACTAATGGCATTTAGTCATCCATCACTGGAAATGATACTTGTAGGAAGTGCACAGAGTTTCCAACTCGGCAAAGATTCGATGAACTTATTTCAGAATACACCCAACCTTACAAACCTCACAACTATTCAGCTCAAAATTCCAGACTACAACACTGAATATCTAAGAAACTTTATCGCTCCTTTGAAAAATCTCCGGAATCTCACCTTGAAGTTTGCAGGTATAAGCAATCTGCCTGAAAGATTTCTGGAACACGCTCCAAACCTAACATCCCTCACTCTTATTGGAAATCTCTTTAGCAAATGGGATAACAATATATTCCCCTCTTCAAATTCGCTGCGTTATATCGACTTTGGCTTGAATCACATCACAGACATTAATGCCGACTCCTTTCCGACACGTATATGGAACAATCTGTTAATGCTGGACCTCTCTCACAACCCATTTGTCTGTTCCTGTTCGTTGTTCTGGTTCAGACGGAAATGGATCCCTGAAAACAAGGCGATTCTAAGACAATACCCAGACATGTACTACTGTGAATCGCCACAGGAAATGAGAAGTCGACTGGTGGATCAGTATAACCCTAGTGCCATGGAATGTCTACATCCGTTAGTAGTGATGGCTGTTGTTTTATCTGTGTGTCTCCTTGTGATCATAGTTATAGGGGCTCTGCTCTACAAATATAGATGGCACATAAGGTattatgtgtacctgtgttgtGTACGAAGGGGATACAAGAGAATATCAGAGGAggataattttcattttgatgcGTTTGTGGCTTACAATAGTGACGATCGAACATGGGTGTTGACAAAACTGATGCCATTCCTTGAAAAACAACAGAAATTCAGACTTTGTTTACACGACAGGGATTTTGATCCCGGGAAATTAATTGCAGACAATATTGTTGAAAATATGCGAAAAAGTAGGAAGTTGATTTTGATTCTGTCGAATTCGTTTACCTCCAATGAGTGGTGTAAATTTGAGTTGTTGATGGCTCAGAGTAGGTTTCTTGAGGAAGGACCTTCGACTCTTATACTGGTAATGCTGGAGAGAGTTTCTGTACATCAGATGTCAGAACCACTTAGTGTCCTTCTTCAGCATAAGTCTACGATTGAGTGGACAAATGATCTGACTGGGCGTAACCTGTTTTGGAATGAATTACTAAGCTccatcaattaa
- the LOC117337873 gene encoding uncharacterized protein LOC117337873, which translates to MWTSRALTFITIGVVFSVATSEVEQAPLDLLHTVNDLVTYVRDMENKLDDDLLDITHRVEELENLREMDAHNFSESILKLKNLHEIDEQSVRQLTSEITSVIAENKHLNADLNDWKHSLSEKPRSPDKLRIPPRSVSHEMTRSGSSPGTIAFYAILTRQLMDPGVHQKIIFDKIVTNVNAQISPYSGVFTCMQSGVHVFSWQTLLTDTHYVVTELVRNGANVGSEEIGNSGTPVSGSSTAVVDLSAMDEVWVRVAAHSVGADIQPHLTTLSGFRLP; encoded by the exons ATGTGGACGAGCAGGGCTTTAACTTTTATAACGATAGGAGTAGTGTTTTCGGTGGCCACTTCTGAAGTGGAACAAGCACCGCTAGATCTCCTCCATACTGTCAACGATTTGGTCACATATGTCCGAGATATGGAAAACAAACTCGATGACGATTTACTCGATATTACACATCGTGTTGAAGAATTGGAGAATTTACGTGAAATGGACGCTCATAATTTTTCCGAAAgtattttaaaactgaaaaactTACACGAGATCGATGAACAGAGTGTCAGACAGTTAACTAGTGAAATAACGTCAGTTATCGCAGAAAACAAGCATCTCAATGCAGATTTGAATGACTGGAAACACTCTCTTTCGGAAAAGCCAAGATCACCGGATAAACTCCGAATTCCTCCGAGGTCGGTCTCGCACGAGATGACACGCTCGG GATCATCTCCAGGTACCATTGCTTTCTACGCAATACTTACGCGACAACTGATGGATCCTGGGGTACaccaaaaaatcatttttgacaaGATCGTCACTAATGTGAATGCCCAGATAAGTCCCTATTCCGGTGTGTTCACGTGCATGCAATCCGGAGTTCACGTGTTCTCCTGGCAGACGCTGCTGACGGATACCCACTACGTCGTTACGGAGCTTGTACGGAACGGGGCCAACGTTGGATCGGAAGAAATTGGTAACTCCGGAACTCCTGTATCCGGGTCCTCTACTGCTGTTGTAGACCTGTCGGCGATGGATGAAGTCTGGGTCAGAGTCGCTGCGCATTCCGTTGGCGCGGACATCCAGCCTCATCTTACTACTTTGTCCGGCTTCAGACTTCCTTAA
- the LOC117338602 gene encoding keratin-associated protein 16-1-like — protein MKCEPPPDVKTSCQPVLNCERPRNVNTYCQPAMDCERPRNVNNSCLPAMDCEKPRNVNTSCQQAMDCEGPCYVNTSCQPAMDCEKPRNANNSCLPATDWEKPRNVNTSCQPGMDYERPCDVNTSCQPAMDCERPCDMNTSCQPVIDYERPRIVNTSCQPAMDCERTVYTFCHPLYK, from the coding sequence ATGAAATGTGAACCGCCTCCTGATGTGAAAACATCATGTCAACCAGTCCTGAACTGTGAACGCCCTCGAAATGTAAACACTTACTGTCAACCTGCCATGGACTGTGAACGCCCTCGAAATGTGAACAATTCGTGTCTACCAGCCATGGACTGTGAAAAGCCTCGTAATGTGAACACTTCATGTCAACAAGCCATGGACTGTGAAGGGCCTTGTTACGTGAACACTTCGTGTCAACCAGCCATGGACTGTGAAAAGCCTCGTAATGCGAATAATTCATGTCTACCAGCAACGGACTGGGAAAAGCCTCGTAATGTGAACACTTCATGTCAACCAGGAATGGACTATGAACGGCCTTGTGATGTGAACACTTCATGTCAACCAGCCATGGACTGTGAACGGCCTTGTGATATGAACACTTCATGTCAACCAGTCATAGACTATGAACGCCCTCGAATTGTGAACACTTCGTGTCAGCCAGCCATGGACTGTGAACGCACTGTGTACACATTTTGCCATCCACTCTATAAATAG
- the LOC117338601 gene encoding ATP-dependent DNA helicase PIF1-like, translating into MAAHVHLNRKQTEAYNLVLDGHSVYIGGFAGTGKTFLLTGIVDKLRSKGKIVNLTCTTGIACSAYPSSLNATTVHRFCGMEDGRYATDDLVSMILLNPKYKQTLSRIKCTDVLIIDEISMLSAKLFGQLAEICSLRDPHHIFGGIQLVLCGDFYQLPPVPNSLYEDDGEFCFQCDIFQKVISHTIFLTDVIRQSEARLISAIDEISKGCPSQQTCDLMSMLQRPLMDQSTTKLFSTNHQVDEYNRRMMLSTAGDITEYRASDTGEERVLHKILAMKVLWLKPGCPVMLLRNITDRLCNGLVGSVTSVHKDGPIVKFPTVNIEMKIPTMSFSVFNPRDQRNIATRDQIPLKLAYAITIHKAQGMTLDRVEVDCSGVFKPGQIAVAIGRAKTTMGLRVINFSPNLCIPPPSSIQDWIDQPSTPISEDLSCCNHKRSDASKSS; encoded by the exons atggcGGCACATGTGCATTTGAATCGAAAACAAACAGAGGCTTACAATTTGGTATTAGATGGGCACAGTGTTTACATAGGGGGATTCGCCGGAACAGGGAAAACGTTCCTTTTAACAGGAATCGTTGATAAGTTGAGATCAAAGGGGAAGATTGTGAACCTGACATGCACGACGGGAATCGCTTGTTCAGCCTACCCTAGCTCACTCAACGCTACAACAGTGCACAGATTTTGTGGTATGGAGGATGGCAGGTATGCTACTGATGATTTAGTGTCCATGATTTTGCTAAATCCAAAATACAAACAGACACTTTCAAGAATTAAATGTACTGATGTTCTTATTATCGACGAGATATCGATGCTTAGTGCCAAATTGTTTGGACAGTTAGCTGAAATATGTTCTTTAAGAGATCCTCATCACATATTCGGCGGTATCCAACTGGTACTTTGTGGCGATTTTTACCAACTTCCACCTGTGCCAAACAGTTTGTATGAGGATGATGGTGAATTCTGCTTCCAATGTGACATATTTCAGAAGGTAATTTCGCATACAATTTTTCTGACTGATGTCATCAGACAGTCAGAGGCAAGACTGATTTCCGCAATAGATGAAATTTCCAAGGGATGTCCATCACAGCAAACCTGTGACCTTATGAGCATGCTGCAACGCCCATTAATGGATCAATCAACAACAAAGCTGTTCTCAACTAACCATCAAGTTGATGAATACAACAGACGGATGATGCTTTCAACTGCTGGGGATATCACAGAGTACCGTGCCAGCGACACCGGGGAAGAGCGAGTTCTTCACAAAATTTTAGCCATGAAAGTTCTCTGGCTGAAACCTGGTTGCCCAGTGATGCTGCTGAGGAACATAACGGATCGTCTCTGCAATGGACTTGTTGGAAGTGTCACATCAGTTCATAAAGATGGTCCAATTGTGAAGTTCCCCACTGTAAATATTGAGATGAAGATTCCCACTATGTCATTCTCAG ttttcaaCCCACGGGATCAGAGAAATATTGCAACTAGAGACCAGATACCACTGAAGTTGGCATATGCCATCACCATTCATAAAGCACAAGGCATGACCTTAGATAG GGTCGAGGTTGACTGCAGTGGGGTATTCAAGCCAGGCCAAATTGCAGTGGCAATAGGAAGAGCAAAGACCACAATGGGACTTCGTGTCATCAACTTCTCTCCAAACCTGTGCATACCCCCACCATCTTCTATTCAAGATTGGATTGATCAGCCATCAACACCAATTTCAGAGGATCTTTCTTGTTGCAATCATAAAAG ATCTGATGCGTCGAAATCTAGTTGA